In Euphorbia lathyris chromosome 9, ddEupLath1.1, whole genome shotgun sequence, the following are encoded in one genomic region:
- the LOC136205119 gene encoding UDP-glucuronic acid decarboxylase 1, with the protein MMKQLHKQTSVNHRRDEENPNSYSPKALKHPRSFPRSIHYILKEQRLLFIFVGILIGSTFFVFQPTLSRLTPSDPQHSLSSISTRTAFDSSSSSSSSSSSSSSSFFPKHSFASRVPAAVGRRRLRIVVTGGAGFVGSHLVDKLISRGDEVIVIDNFFTGRKENLVHLFGNPRFELIRHDVVEPILLEVDQIYHLACPASPVHYKYNPVKTIKTNVMGTLNMLGLAKRVGARFLLTSTSEVYGDPLEHPQKETYWGHVNPIGERSCYDEGKRTAETLTMDYHRGDDVEVRIARIFNTYGPRMCLDDGRVVSNFVAQAIRKQPLTVYGDGKQTRSFQYVSDLVDGLVALMENEHIGPFNLGNPGEFTMLELAEVVKETIDSSATIDFRPNTADDPHKRKPDISKAKQLLNWEPKISLRDGLPLMVNDFRNRILNEDEGKGL; encoded by the exons ATGATGAAACAGCTACACAAACAAACAAGCGTTAATCACCGGCGAGACGAGGAGAATCCGAATTCCTACTCTCCTAAGGCCCTTAAACACCCAAGATCTTTCCCTAGATCTATTCATTACATCCTCAAGGAGCAGCGTCTTCTCTTCATCTTCGTCGGAATCCTCATTGGCTCCACTTTCTTCGTCTTTCAGCCCACTCTTTCTCGCCTTACTCCTTCTGACCCCCAACACTCCCTCTCTTCAATCTCTACTCGTACTGCCTTCGactcttcatcatcatcatcctcctcctcctcctcatccTCATCCTCATTCTTCCCCAAGCATTCCTTCGCTTCTCGAGTCCCTGCTGCTGTCGGTCGCCGTAGGTTGCGGATTGTTGTTACCGGTGGCGCTGGCTTCGTCGGAAGCCATTTGGTCGACAAGTTGATTTCCCGCGGCGATGAGGTTATTGTGATCGATAATTTTTTCACTGGTAGAAAGGAAAATTTGGTGCATCTATTTGGAAATCCTAGATTTGAGCTGATTCGCCATGATGTCGTCGAGCCAATACTATTGGAAGTCGATCAGATCTATCACTTGGCATGTCCCGCTTCTCCGGTTCATTATAAGTACAATCCAGTCAAGACTATC AAGACCAATGTGATGGGTACGCTTAACATGTTGGGTTTGGCAAAGAGAGTAGGGGCCAGATTTTTGCTCACCAGCACCAGTGAAGTATATGGAGATCCGCTTGAGCATCCGCAGAAGGAGACTTATTGGGGGCATGTAAATCCAATAG GGGAGAGGAGCTGCTATGATGAAGGAAAAAGGACAGCAGAAACCTTAACTATGGATTACCACAGAGGTGATGATGTTGAG GTGCGAATTGCTCGCATTTTTAATACCTATGGGCCTCGTATGTGCTTGGATGATGGCCGTGTTGTCAGTAATTTTGTTGCTCAG GCTATTCGTAAACAACCTTTGACTGTCTATGGTgatgggaaacagaccaggagCTTTCAATATGTTTCTGATCTG GTTGATGGACTGGTGGCGTTAATGGAAAATGAGCATATTGGGCCTTTCAATCTTGGCAACCCAGGGGAATTCACTATGCTGGAACTTGCTGAG GTTGTGAAGGAAACAATTGATTCAAGTGCCACAATAGACTTCAGACCAAATACTGCTGATGATCCGCATAAGAGAAAGCCTGATATCAGCAAAGCAAAACAGCTGCTAAACTGGGAGCCAAAAATTTCATTGAGAGATGGACTTCCTCTTATGGTGAATGACTTCCGGAATCGCATTTTGAATGAAGATGAAGGAAAAGGGCTTTAA
- the LOC136205118 gene encoding protein SODIUM POTASSIUM ROOT DEFECTIVE 2 encodes MNSCASQASTAVCMSLDQPSSSSSSSNQFGGRTIDRHNPIIRDLRRTPKTLSLPPCTSQPPPINPQPYRLLQKTTKEQITQKISRKSNAKKDKKSSSNKRPTSEDGRKKKDSSTPAARDDVIVKKNWGKSVSDLITPPGSSRYLLSEKDLIEYDPVLALVAPPPPPPPQSAITHNLHSSSSSSSSTSNSSLRPSTQVVVLKVSLHCRGCEGKVRKHISRMEGVKSFNIDFAAKKVTIEGEVTPLGVLASVSKVKTAQFWTPPSLSTTK; translated from the exons ATGAATTCCTGTGCTTCTCAAGCTTCAACGGCCGTATGCATGAGCCTTGATCAaccctcctcttcctcctcctcttccaaTCAATTCGGCGGCCGAACCATCGACCGTCACAATCCGATTATCAGAGACCTCAGAAGAACTCCTAAAACTCTATCATTGCCTCCTTGTACTTCTCAGCCACCGCCTATTAATCCTCAACCTTATCGTCTTCTTCAAAAGACTACCAAAGAGCAGATCACTCAGAAAATCTCCAGAAAATCAAACGCTAAAAAAGACAAGAAAAGCTCTTCCAATAAACGGCCGACGAGTGAGGATGGCCGTAAGAAGAAGGATTCTAGTACTCCGGCCGCGAGAGATGATGTAATTGTTAAGAAAAATTGGGGAAAAAGCGTTAGTGATTTGATAACACCGCCTGGATCGTCGAGATATTTGTTGAGTGAGAAGGATTTGATTGAATATGATCCAGTTTTGGCATTGGttgctcctcctcctcctcctcctcctcaatCGGCGATTACTCATAATCTCCATTCATCTTCGTCTTCGTCTTCTTCCACTTCTAACTCCTCTCTCCGACCTTCCACTCAG GTTGTGGTATTAAAAGTGTCACTGCACTGCAGAGGCTGCGAAGGAAAAGTGAGGAAACATATATCCAGAATGGAAG GTGTAAAGTCGTTCAACATAGATTTTGCAGCGAAGAAGGTGACAATAGAAGGAGAAGTGACACCATTAGGTGTATTAGCCAGTGTATCCAAGGTTAAAACTGCTCAATTTTGGACTCCTCCATCTCTCTCTACTACCAAATAA